The following proteins are encoded in a genomic region of Candidatus Diapherotrites archaeon:
- a CDS encoding type II secretion system F family protein, with translation MMRALSYRIVRLFPDKWQTRVAEAARQGGLEDGHAWLAKTLLIVFLGGLGGGILFYLGVGILNAWLATLLPGGEITSLWSAGIGIITGLALGLGLRVWHLYYLVEKRRRMVEDILPDFLLLVAGNVRAGMTSFSAFKSSARPEFGPLSQEIRTVTSRSLGVNSFASALSRITSNIKSKNLNETIRFFLQAVRSGGKMAQLLENTSAELRQSQELKKELQTSTKTYVIFVGFVMMIATPLLMAVAVEFIRLVSRIQGQASFATANAGAVGFLGGTVGITPDFLVSVAYILLFGNAILGSLFMGMIGSGKPLLGVRWAPGIFLISIIIFIIAQGALGGLLVGWALPIN, from the coding sequence ATGATGCGCGCATTATCCTACCGGATTGTCCGTCTTTTTCCTGACAAATGGCAGACGCGGGTCGCTGAGGCTGCGCGTCAAGGCGGTTTGGAGGATGGGCACGCGTGGTTGGCCAAAACCCTTTTGATTGTTTTTTTGGGGGGATTGGGCGGGGGTATACTGTTTTATCTCGGGGTGGGTATCCTCAACGCTTGGTTGGCCACCCTCCTCCCGGGTGGGGAAATTACTTCACTATGGAGTGCGGGCATAGGAATTATCACCGGTCTCGCGTTAGGATTAGGATTGAGGGTGTGGCACTTGTATTATCTTGTTGAGAAACGCCGGAGGATGGTGGAAGATATCCTTCCAGACTTCCTCCTCTTGGTCGCTGGAAATGTGCGCGCGGGGATGACGAGCTTTTCGGCGTTCAAGAGCAGTGCGCGCCCCGAATTCGGTCCGCTCTCCCAGGAAATAAGGACGGTTACTTCCCGTTCGTTGGGGGTCAATTCATTTGCTTCGGCCTTGTCGCGCATTACCTCCAATATTAAATCCAAAAATTTGAATGAGACCATCCGTTTCTTTCTCCAGGCTGTACGAAGCGGGGGAAAGATGGCCCAGCTCCTCGAGAACACCTCGGCTGAATTAAGGCAATCCCAGGAGTTGAAGAAGGAATTGCAGACGAGCACCAAAACCTATGTCATCTTCGTCGGATTCGTCATGATGATCGCCACCCCCCTCCTCATGGCGGTGGCCGTGGAGTTCATCCGTCTGGTCTCCCGGATTCAGGGACAGGCCTCGTTTGCCACTGCCAATGCGGGGGCCGTTGGTTTTCTGGGGGGCACGGTTGGAATTACCCCTGATTTCCTGGTGAGCGTGGCCTATATCCTGCTCTTTGGTAATGCGATCCTGGGTTCCTTGTTCATGGGAATGATTGGGTCAGGCAAACCCCTTTTGGGGGTGCGCTGGGCCCCGGGGATATTCCTCATTTCCATCATTATTTTTATTATCGCCCAGGGGGCGCTGGGCGGCCTCCTGGTGGGATGGGCTTTGCCCATTAACTAG
- a CDS encoding transposase has translation MQSIVQPIREPRKTYSQIWPAYNKSQTSEKELFLQLLADLTKSESEKHFGRPSANMGEMAFCCVLKVYTHFSTRRANTDIKDAFQKGLIGTPYHYNTIIKYFDEPELTKLLQKLIFLSASPLTTVEKKFAIDSSGFRTTQFNEYAKEKHGTKKEHQWVKVHVLSGTKTNIICAIDIGEENSGDSPRLIPLTQQTLDNGFKMEELSGDKAYSSRDNLSFLNDNGVMPFIPFRKNMTANAKGGGYIWKKMYHYFHYNQEQFLQHYHARSNAESTFRMIKAKFNDTIRSKKKTAQTNEMLSKILCHNIVVLIHEMHELGIKPDFCTQSPFDAHKDDFKG, from the coding sequence ATGCAGTCAATAGTTCAACCTATCCGTGAACCGCGTAAAACTTATTCTCAAATTTGGCCTGCGTATAACAAAAGTCAAACGAGTGAAAAAGAGTTATTCTTGCAGTTGCTTGCAGACTTAACGAAAAGTGAAAGCGAGAAACATTTTGGAAGACCCAGTGCAAATATGGGAGAGATGGCATTCTGTTGTGTGTTGAAAGTCTATACTCATTTTTCGACTCGACGTGCAAACACTGACATAAAAGACGCTTTCCAGAAAGGATTAATCGGCACACCGTATCACTATAACACGATTATCAAATATTTTGATGAACCCGAACTTACCAAACTATTACAGAAGCTAATTTTTCTCTCTGCTTCTCCACTTACAACAGTTGAGAAAAAGTTTGCTATAGATAGTAGTGGATTTAGAACAACTCAGTTTAATGAATACGCGAAAGAGAAGCACGGAACGAAGAAAGAACATCAATGGGTCAAAGTCCACGTTTTATCTGGGACAAAAACGAATATCATTTGTGCGATTGATATTGGTGAGGAAAATAGTGGAGACAGTCCACGACTGATTCCTTTGACACAACAAACTTTGGATAATGGTTTCAAAATGGAAGAACTCTCCGGCGATAAAGCATATTCCAGTCGAGACAATCTCTCATTCTTGAATGATAATGGAGTAATGCCATTCATTCCTTTCAGAAAGAATATGACAGCTAACGCGAAAGGTGGAGGATATATTTGGAAGAAAATGTATCACTATTTTCATTACAACCAAGAGCAGTTTCTTCAGCATTATCACGCTCGCTCAAATGCAGAGTCTACTTTTCGTATGATTAAGGCAAAATTCAACGATACCATTCGTTCCAAGAAGAAAACGGCTCAAACCAATGAAATGCTCAGTAAAATCTTGTGTCACAATATCGTTGTGCTAATCCACGAAATGCACGAACTCGGCATTAAACCCGATTTTTGCACACAAAGTCCCTTCGATGCCCACAAAGACGACTTTAAAGGCTAG